Part of the Carnobacterium pleistocenium FTR1 genome is shown below.
AGATCCTAACCGTGTGTTCAAACGCACATTACTACCAGGTCGTATGGGCGGAAACCGCGTAACTATCAAGAACCTTGAAGTTGTTCGTGTTGACGTTGAAAATAATGTACTTCTTATCAAAGGGAATGTACCTGGGTCTAAAAAATCCTTAATCCAAATTAAATCAGCTTTTCAAAAAGCTAAATAAAAATTAAGAGAGGAGGAACAAGGAATGCCAAACGTAGCCTTATTTAAACAAGATGGTACTCAAAATGGCGAAGTAACTTTAAGCGACGCTATCTTCGGTATCGAACCAAACGAAAACGTTGTTTTTGATGCAATCATCATGCAACGTGCTTCATTACGCCAAGGAAATCATTCAGTAAAAAACCGCAGTGCAGTACGCGGTGGTGGACGTAAACCATGGGCTCAAAAAGGAACTGGTCGTGCTCGTCAAGGGTCAATCAGATCTCCACAATGGCGCGGTGGTGGAATTGTCTTCGGACCAACTCCACGTTCATACAGCTACAAACTTCCAAAAAAAGTTCGTCGCCTAGCAATCAAATCTGTTCTTTCTACTAAAGTAATAAGTGGAGATTTAATCGTTGTTGACGCATTGAACTTTGACGCACCAAAAACTAAAGAGTTTGCACAAGTGTTAAAAAATCTAAATGTCGATTCTAAAGCATTTATTGTAGTAGAAAACGACAATGACTTCGCAACATTATCTGGTCGTAACCTTCCAGGAGTTAAAATTGTAGCTTTTGATAACGTTACTGTATTAGATGTTGTAGCGCATGAAAAATTGATTTTTACACAAACTGCTCTAACTAAGCTAGAGGAGGTTCTTCAATAATGGATGTACGTGACGTAATCTTGCGCCCAATTATCACTGAAGCAGCAATGGCTGCTCAAGATAGCAAAAAATTCACTTTCGAAGTGGATGTTCGCGCAAACAAAACTCAAGTAAAACAAGCGATTGAAGAAATTTTTGACGTAAAAGTTTCAAATGTAAACATCATGAACGTACGTGGAAAATTAAAACGTATGGGTAAACATACTGGATACACTAAAAAACGTCGTAAAGCAATCGTAACTTTAACAGCTGATTCAAAAGATATTGAATTATTTGAAGCTTAATTAAAGCTATAAAATAAACATCGGGAGGGAAAACACGTGGGAATCAAAAAGTATAAACCAACCACAAACGGCCGTCGTAATATGACTGGTTCTGATTTCGCAGAAATCACTTCAACAACGCCTGAAAAGACATTGTTAGAACCAAACAGAAGAAAAGCCGGTCGTAATAATGCTGGTAAAATCATGGTACGTCACCGTGGTGGCGGACATAAACGTAATTACCGTGTTATCGACTTTAAACGTAATAAAGACGGTATCGTTGGTATCATCAAAACGATTGAATACGATCCAAATCGTACAGCTAATATTGCATTAGTACAATATGTCGATGGTGTTAAAACTTACATCATTGCACCTAAAGGAATTCAAGTAGGACAACAAATCATTTCAGGAGATACTACAGATATCAAAGTTGGAAACACTCTTATGTTAGACAACATTCCTGCTGGTACTGTAATCCATAATATCGAAATGAAACCTGGAAAAGGTGGACAATTAATTCGTTCTGCTGGAACTAGCGCGCAAGTGTTAGGTAAAGAAGGCAAATACGTAATGATCCGCTTAAATTCAAGTGAAGTTCGTTTGATTTTAGGAACTTGTCGTGCAACAATCGGTTCAGTTGGTAATGAACAACATGAATTGATCAATATTGGTAAAGCCGGACGTTCTCGTTGGTTAGGCAAACGCCCAACTGTTCGTGGTTCTGTAATGAACCCTAACGATCACCCACACGGTGGTGGTGAAGGTAAAGCTCCAATCGGACACGCTGGTCCAATGACTCCTTGGGGTAAACCTGCTCTTGGATATAAAACACGTAATAAAAATTCTCAATCAAATAAATTTATCACACGTCGTCGTAAAACAAAATAAAATCAGGTTAGTTGGTTTTCCAACTTTCCTAAGGAATGAAAGGAGGTTCACCCATGGGTCGTAGTCTTAAAAAAGGACCTTTTGTCGATGAACACTTAATGAAAAAAATGGATGCACTAGTTGAAAGCGGAAAGAAATCTGTCGTTAAAACTTGGTCACGTCGTTCAACAATTTTCCCGAGTTTCATTGGTTACACAATCGCAGTCTATGATGGTCGTAAACATGTACCAGTTTATATTCAAGAAGACATGGTCGGACACAAATTAGGTGAATTTGCACCAACAAGAACATACCGCGGTCACACTGCGGATGATAAAAAAACTAAACGTTAATTTTGAGAGGAGGATAACTCGATATGGCAGAACAAATTACAGAAGCTAAAGCTACTGCAAAAACTGTTCGCATTGCAGCTCGTAAAGTTCGTTTAGTTGTCGATCTTATTAGAGGGAAAAGCATCGTAGAAGCAATTTCAATTTTGAAATTCACTCCACGTGGTGCTTCACCAGCAATCGAAAAAGTTTTGATGTCAGCAATTGCTAACGCAGAACATAACTACGATTTAGACGTAGAAAACTTGGTAGTAAGCGAAGCTTATGTTAACGAAGGACCAACGATGAAACGTTTCCGTCCACGTGCAAAAGGTTCAGCTGCTCCAATCTTGAAACGCACAAGCCACATTACAGTAGTGGTATCTGAAAAAAAGGAGGGGTAATCTGTGGGTCAAAAAATTAATCCAACAGGCTTACGTGTAGGTATTATACGCGATTGGGATTCTAAATGGTATGCAGAAAAAGATTTTGCAAACTTTTTACATGAAGATATTGCTATCCGCGAATACATTGCAAAAAAACTAAGCGAAGCTTCTGTTTCTAAAGTTGAAATTGAACGTGCCGCTAACCGTGTTAACGTTTCAGTACACACTGCTAAACCAGGAATGGTAATTGGTAAAGGTGGTTCTGAAGTTGATGCATTACGTAAAAAATTAAACGATTTAACAGGCAAACGAGTTCACATCAACATCGTGGAAATCAAACGCCCTGACTTAGACGCTAAATTAGTTGCAGAAGGAATTGCTACTCAACTAGAAAGCCGTGTTGCTTTCCGTCGTGCTCAAAAACAAGCTATCCAACGCACAATGCGTTCTGGAGCTAAAGGAATCAAAACAATGGTTTCTGGCCGTTTAAATGGTGCAGATATCGCTCGTAGCGAAACCCATTCAGAAGGAACTGTTCCTCTTCACACATTGCGTGCCGATATCGACTACGCATGGGAAGAAGCAGCTACAACTTACGGTAAACTAGGCATTAAAGTTTGGATCTACCGTGGAGAAGTTCTTCCTGCAAAAAAGAACATTGAGAAAGGAGGGAAATAGTCATGTTAGTACCTAAACGTGTAAAATTCCGTCGTGAATTTAGAGGTAAAATGCGCGGTGAAGCTAAAGGTGGGAAAGAAGTAACTTTTGGTGAATGGGGTTTACAGGCCTTAGAGTCTAAGTGGATCACAAACCGTCAAATTGAAGCATCTCGTATTGCAATGACACGTTACATGAAACGTGGTGGGAAAGTTTGGATTAAAATCTTCCCTCATAAATCATTTACGTCTAAAGCAATCGGAGTTCGTATGGGTTCTGGTAAAGGAGCACCTGAAGGTTGGGTCTCACCAGTAAAACGTGGTAAAATCATGTTTGAAGTTGATGGAGTTTCAGAAGAAGTAGCTCGTGAAGCACTTCGTTTAGCTTCTCATAAACTACCTATTAAAACTAAGATTGTTAAACGTAAAGAAATTGGTGGTGAATCGAATGAAAGCTAATGAACTTAAAGAGTTAACCACTGCTGAAATGGTTGAAAAAGAAAAAGCATTTAAAGAAGAGTTATTCAATCTAAGATTCCAGTTAGCTACTGGCCAACTAGAAAACACTGCTCGCTTAAGTGAAGTTCGCAAATCGATTGCACGCATTAAAACTGCGTTACGTCAAGCGGAATTACAAAAATAGTTGATTAGCAAAGGAGGTCACCGTACAATGAGCGAAGAACGTAACCAACGTAAAGTATATCAAGGTCGTGTCGTTTCAGACAAAATGGATAAAACAATTGTTGTCGTAATTGAAACTCAAAAGAAACACAGCCGTTACGGTAAACGTATTAAATATTCTAAAAAATATAAAGCACATGATGAAAACAGTACTGCCAAAATTGGCGATATCGTAAAAATTATGGAAACTCGTCCGTTATCAGCTACTAAACATTTCCGTTTAATAGAAGTTGTTGAAGAAGCCGTTACTATTTAAGGTTTACAACAAATAACCTAGTTTCCCAATCTGGAAGGAGGATACAACCGTGATCCAAACAGAAAGTCGTTTGAGAGTTGCAGATAACTCAGGAGCTCGTGAAGTCTTAACTATTAAAGTTTTAGGCGGATCAGGCCGTAAAACTGCTAACATTGGTGATGTTATTGTTTGTACTGTAAAACATGCAACACCAGGTGGCGTTGTCAAAAAAGGTGAAGTCGTTCGTGCAGTTATCGTTCGTACTAAATCAGGAGCTCGACGCGCAGATGGTTCATACATTAAATTTGATGAAAATGCATGTGTGATCATTCGTGACGATAAGAGCCCACGTGGAACTCGTATCTTTGGACCAGTTGCTCGCGAATTGCGCGACAACAACTTCATGAAGATCGTTTCACTTGCTCCAGAAGTTCTTTAATAATTAACCATCCACAAAGGAGGTGCGTGAAACACATGTACATTAAAACAGGTGATAAAGTAAAAGTTATTACTGGCAAAGACAAAGGAACTGAAGCTGTTGTATTAAAAGCTTTTCCTAAAAAAGATCGTGTAATCGTAGAAGGCGTTAATGTTATGAAAAAACATCAAAAACCTAACTCAGCGAATCCACAAGGTGGAATCATTGAAATGGAAGCCCCTATACACGTTTCAAATGTCATGCTTATAGACGCTTCAACTGGCGAACCAACTCGCGTTGGCTTTAAAGTAGAAGAAGGTAAAAAAGTCCGTATTTCTAAAAAAACCGGTGAAATTTTAGATAAATAATAGATAAGGAAGGAGGTATGAACTTCATGAACCGCCTTAAAGAAAAGTATATTCAAGAAGTAACACCATCATTAGTAGAAAAATTTGGTTACAAATCAGTTATGCAAACACCTGCAGTAAATAAAATCGTTATCAACATGGGTGTGGGTGATGCTGTATCAAATGCTAAAAACTTAGATAAAGCTGTTGAAGAATTAACAGTAATTTCTGGTCAAAAACCTTTGATCACTAAAGCTAAAAAATCAATTGCTGGCTTCCGTTTACGTGAAGGTATGCCTATTGGTACTAAAGTAACATTACGTGGAGACAGAATGTACGATTTCTTAGACAAATTGGTTTCTGTATCACTTCCTCGTGTTCGTGATTTCCACGGAATAAGCAACAAATCTTTTGATGGACGAGGTAACTACACATTAGGAGTTAAAGAACAATTAATCTTCCCGGAAGTTGACTACGATAAAGTAGACAAAACTCGTGGAATGGACATTGTTATTGTAACTACTGCTAATACAGATGAAGAATCTCGTGAACTTTTAACACAACTTGGAATGCCATTCCAAAAATAATAATAGGAGGCGAACTACGTGGCTAAAAAATCACTAATTGCTAAAAACAAACGTCCTGCTAAATTCTCAACTCAAGCATATACTCGTTGTGAACGCTGTGGACGCCCACACTCAGTTTACCGCAAATTTAAACTTTGCCGTATTTGCGTCCGTGAACTTGCCTATAAAGGACAAATTCCAGGCATGAAAAAAGCAAGCTGGTAATACGATACTCGCATAAAGGAGGCTAAATTCAATGGTCATGACAGATCCGATTGCAGATTTTTTGACTCGTGTACGTAATGCTAACCAAGCACGTCACGAATCATTAGAAGCACCTGCATCAAAAATTAAAAAAGACATTGCTAA
Proteins encoded:
- the rplW gene encoding 50S ribosomal protein L23 — translated: MDVRDVILRPIITEAAMAAQDSKKFTFEVDVRANKTQVKQAIEEIFDVKVSNVNIMNVRGKLKRMGKHTGYTKKRRKAIVTLTADSKDIELFEA
- the rplV gene encoding 50S ribosomal protein L22, which translates into the protein MAEQITEAKATAKTVRIAARKVRLVVDLIRGKSIVEAISILKFTPRGASPAIEKVLMSAIANAEHNYDLDVENLVVSEAYVNEGPTMKRFRPRAKGSAAPILKRTSHITVVVSEKKEG
- the rpsQ gene encoding 30S ribosomal protein S17, whose protein sequence is MSEERNQRKVYQGRVVSDKMDKTIVVVIETQKKHSRYGKRIKYSKKYKAHDENSTAKIGDIVKIMETRPLSATKHFRLIEVVEEAVTI
- the rpmC gene encoding 50S ribosomal protein L29, with protein sequence MKANELKELTTAEMVEKEKAFKEELFNLRFQLATGQLENTARLSEVRKSIARIKTALRQAELQK
- the rplB gene encoding 50S ribosomal protein L2 — translated: MGIKKYKPTTNGRRNMTGSDFAEITSTTPEKTLLEPNRRKAGRNNAGKIMVRHRGGGHKRNYRVIDFKRNKDGIVGIIKTIEYDPNRTANIALVQYVDGVKTYIIAPKGIQVGQQIISGDTTDIKVGNTLMLDNIPAGTVIHNIEMKPGKGGQLIRSAGTSAQVLGKEGKYVMIRLNSSEVRLILGTCRATIGSVGNEQHELINIGKAGRSRWLGKRPTVRGSVMNPNDHPHGGGEGKAPIGHAGPMTPWGKPALGYKTRNKNSQSNKFITRRRKTK
- the rplP gene encoding 50S ribosomal protein L16, with protein sequence MLVPKRVKFRREFRGKMRGEAKGGKEVTFGEWGLQALESKWITNRQIEASRIAMTRYMKRGGKVWIKIFPHKSFTSKAIGVRMGSGKGAPEGWVSPVKRGKIMFEVDGVSEEVAREALRLASHKLPIKTKIVKRKEIGGESNES
- a CDS encoding type Z 30S ribosomal protein S14; translation: MAKKSLIAKNKRPAKFSTQAYTRCERCGRPHSVYRKFKLCRICVRELAYKGQIPGMKKASW
- the rplX gene encoding 50S ribosomal protein L24; translation: MYIKTGDKVKVITGKDKGTEAVVLKAFPKKDRVIVEGVNVMKKHQKPNSANPQGGIIEMEAPIHVSNVMLIDASTGEPTRVGFKVEEGKKVRISKKTGEILDK
- the rplE gene encoding 50S ribosomal protein L5, with translation MNRLKEKYIQEVTPSLVEKFGYKSVMQTPAVNKIVINMGVGDAVSNAKNLDKAVEELTVISGQKPLITKAKKSIAGFRLREGMPIGTKVTLRGDRMYDFLDKLVSVSLPRVRDFHGISNKSFDGRGNYTLGVKEQLIFPEVDYDKVDKTRGMDIVIVTTANTDEESRELLTQLGMPFQK
- the rplN gene encoding 50S ribosomal protein L14; translation: MIQTESRLRVADNSGAREVLTIKVLGGSGRKTANIGDVIVCTVKHATPGGVVKKGEVVRAVIVRTKSGARRADGSYIKFDENACVIIRDDKSPRGTRIFGPVARELRDNNFMKIVSLAPEVL
- the rpsC gene encoding 30S ribosomal protein S3; this encodes MGQKINPTGLRVGIIRDWDSKWYAEKDFANFLHEDIAIREYIAKKLSEASVSKVEIERAANRVNVSVHTAKPGMVIGKGGSEVDALRKKLNDLTGKRVHINIVEIKRPDLDAKLVAEGIATQLESRVAFRRAQKQAIQRTMRSGAKGIKTMVSGRLNGADIARSETHSEGTVPLHTLRADIDYAWEEAATTYGKLGIKVWIYRGEVLPAKKNIEKGGK
- the rpsS gene encoding 30S ribosomal protein S19 gives rise to the protein MGRSLKKGPFVDEHLMKKMDALVESGKKSVVKTWSRRSTIFPSFIGYTIAVYDGRKHVPVYIQEDMVGHKLGEFAPTRTYRGHTADDKKTKR
- the rplD gene encoding 50S ribosomal protein L4 — encoded protein: MPNVALFKQDGTQNGEVTLSDAIFGIEPNENVVFDAIIMQRASLRQGNHSVKNRSAVRGGGRKPWAQKGTGRARQGSIRSPQWRGGGIVFGPTPRSYSYKLPKKVRRLAIKSVLSTKVISGDLIVVDALNFDAPKTKEFAQVLKNLNVDSKAFIVVENDNDFATLSGRNLPGVKIVAFDNVTVLDVVAHEKLIFTQTALTKLEEVLQ